One segment of Aquimarina sp. BL5 DNA contains the following:
- a CDS encoding HopJ type III effector protein: MNISEFIKKLRNTTAEITFQNTMDIIDAHYSFEPVSFINGNITNQAGENSGSCKLFSFAKLQNLEKEETLHCFGQYYRDVLENPEGTDHQNIRNFMKTGWSGISFEGQALTKRLL, encoded by the coding sequence AAAAACTTAGAAACACTACAGCAGAGATAACATTTCAGAATACAATGGATATCATAGATGCTCATTATAGTTTTGAGCCTGTATCTTTTATTAATGGAAATATAACGAATCAAGCAGGAGAAAATTCTGGTTCTTGTAAGTTATTTTCTTTTGCGAAACTACAAAACCTAGAGAAAGAAGAAACACTACATTGTTTTGGGCAGTATTACAGAGATGTTCTGGAAAACCCTGAAGGAACGGATCATCAAAATATTCGTAATTTTATGAAAACAGGATGGAGTGGAATATCCTTTGAAGGTCAGGCGCTGACTAAAAGACTCTTATGA